One window of the Anopheles cruzii chromosome 2, idAnoCruzAS_RS32_06, whole genome shotgun sequence genome contains the following:
- the LOC128269037 gene encoding uncharacterized protein LOC128269037 — translation MPFNCSRDCVGIRYRINSLHQTWKWLHQTIALHEYLISMSAEDTNAIERHHDHHHKTIAIPQQQLIAVC, via the coding sequence ATGCCCTTTAACTGTAGTCGCGATTGTGTGGGTATTCGGTACCGCATCAACTCGCTGCACCAAACCTGGAAGTGGCTGCACCAGACCATTGCCCTTCACGAGTACCTCATCTCGATGAGCGCAGAAGATACGAACGCCATCGAGcgccaccacgaccaccaccacaaaaccaTTGCCatcccgcagcagcagctgatcgccGTTTGTTAG
- the LOC128269048 gene encoding protein 4.1 homolog translates to MPGESAKSAEAAAAATATTPSTPKKKPVTGSKAALAKVTLLDGSLLEVTIERKCRGRDLLNSVCAGLNILEKDYFGLTYHTAADPRTWLDLERPVTKFFRTDPWELSFEVKFYPPEPAQLQEDITRYHLCLQVRNDILEGRLPCSFVTHALLGSYLVQSELGDYDSAEMKDRAYLKDFKIAPNQTPELLDKVIDLHKTHRSQTPAEAELHYLENAKKLAMYGVDLHPAKDSEGVDIMLGVCASGLLVYRDKLRINRFAWPKILKISYKRNNFYIKIRPGEFEQYESTIGFKLENHRAAKKLWKACVEHHTFFRLMTPEPQQKSGLFPRLGSKYRYSGRTHYETRKTPVERAAPDFKRSLTGKRLSSRSMDALGQQEKERAAAKDPNKDGGNKRHTMSHPPDHIPDLDSPTRGSRSPIKKDKKERLKRESSTGTASASSQSSLEGEYETTSPNVVPAQKPAGGVAVLPGAGKKEKQQPDQQTPQKDETLNGNNGQADALNSSAEDSTSPSGKRRGFLFSSGRKSSPKDKKSPGSESATKVPATANGDGGKKDKQPAKEALQQQQPQAPPPPPPVSAGESGKQKKPEKPGFTKPYEYSESEQDPAAAAHKKNVKTRGFRYDEAPAGGRQPSDDHEAQLSPNSQMRRATGLAFNYAPGEDEKVRESVEKRKAPGSPLSRVVEGQQLSPKSAARGLPGEGDAEKGVRTSARSYSPNKGRSTVDPLASGAGKFRPLADDASSAFIQGEQGGAAAAVAAAEPAKKKVKIMVIISKFDPKTKRVDTAQGVVEHSTGVLDTKTGQIESKYGLIDPKAGTVVNFNARTGQNETLQGQVDPKTGQLHVVGGSLVDSASGKVDESLGQAIIVVPDDDSVVEITTITSKVDPATGKIDTTNGEIEKSRGILNHRTGILSTKYGDINPRTRELRAIDPKTGKPSPAASAVRPVTVDAGNGQITIVGVTDPKTNKLDNSQAHLLAIGEQVDPVVEVTSVLGKMDKKGIIDPKTIVIDRSTGQLDTREGKINTKYGQLDLVKQTIAFVDPRTGRTETKEIKLDPVTGQVVLKQQTNPKTGKPDKDYGRIVSIRIVHSRIDPVSGKHVPAATVEDRDVRVDPKTNQVWTPDGGKDPKTGETIYTSSQVDPRTGFVITLYGYLNPKTNEIERQTKLDTNTTRIDPGTGQIYAATGQVDEATGEPLFAATQINEENGEIYTKVGKVDPKSGRMVIIKIFILTKKDERGRPEEVDVGTVDLEPETGRIRDIAPKTLYLYKMRDPVTGETYNVDPNDPRIAGARTTVTQTMTLSGEIDPVTGRIKSEWGHIDPNTGDIDPATAIRDPVTGKMILNYADIEPSHFGKNVTVTKETVPITREQFYEGIKHMGKKATRRESESSDDDMTAQYGSESIKEVQSGSAAAPGAKTGAGGTPTVVKTTTKQVITKNEDGVTHNVEEEVQNLGTGQIVYSTQEHKADAPTTGADAGKFVTATAVTTRTATTHEDLGTNAKTQQLEEKTVATTTTQHGERQEQRVITQEVKTTATVTSGDQYARRNSVSSTSSGDSGTPIDGPYGDDSLAEVIHNKSYTGASNVAGASQIPEGPNVEHRKVVLDDLTEGTETHGEIVSSQTVSSKTRTVETITYKTERDGVVETRVEQKITIQSDGDPIDHDKALAEAIQEATAMNPDMTVEKIEIQQQSQ, encoded by the exons ATGCCTGGAGAGTCGGCGAAATCGGCAGAGgccgctgcggcggcgacggccactaCACCGAGCACACCGAAGAAAAAGCCAGTGACGGGCTCGAAGGCAGCCCTGGCCAAGGTGACACTGCTCGATGGTTCACTGCTCGAGGTCACGATAGAA CGCAAATGCCGTGGCCGCGATCTGCTGAACTCGGTGTGTGCCGGGCTGAACATTCTGGAGAAGGACTACTTCGGGCTGACGTACCACACAGCGGCCGACCCGCGCACGTGGCTCGATCTCGAGCGGCCGGTCACCAAGTTCTTCCGCACCGATCCGTGGGAACTGTCGTTCGAGGTTAAGTTCTacccgccggaaccggcccAGCTGCAGGAGGACATCACGCGCTACCACCTCTGCCTGCAAGTGCGCAACGACATCCTCGAGGGCCGGTTGCCGTGCTCGTTCGTGACACACGCCCTGCTCGGCTCGTACCTGGTGCAGTCCGAGCTGGGCGATTACGATTCGGCAGAGATGAAGGACCGGGCGTATCTGAAGGACTTCAAGATTGCCCCGAATCAGACGCCGGAACTGCTCGACAAGGTTATCGATCTGCACAAGACCCACAG GAGCCAAACACCGGCGGAAGCAGAGCTACACTATCTGGAGAACGCCAAAAAGCTCGCCATGTACGGTGTGGATCTCCACCCGGCGAAAGACTCGGAAGGGGTCGACATTATGCTCGGCGTGTGTGCCTCAGGTTTACTCGTCTATCGAGACAA GCTTCGCATCAATCGGTTCGCCTGGCCGAAGATACTGAAAATCTCCTACAAACGCAACAACTTCTACATCAAGATACGCCCGGGCGAGTTCGAGCAGTACGAGTCGACGATCGGGTTCAAGCTGGAAAACCACCGGGCGGCCAAGAAGCTGTGGAAGGCGTGCGTCGAGCATCACACGTTCTTCCGGCTGATGACGCCGGAACCGCAGCAAAAGTCGGGCCTGTTCCCGCGCCTCGGCTCCAAGTACCGCTACTCGGGTCGCACGCACTACGAAACACGCAAAACACCCGTCGAACGGGCGGCTCCGGACTTTAAGCGCAGCCTGACCGGAAAGCGCCTGTCGAGCCGCAGTATGGATG CTCTCGGACAGCAGGAGAAGGAGCGTGCCGCGGCCAAGGATCCCAACAAGGATGGAGGCAACAAGCGACACACCATGTCCCATCCGCCGGATCACATTCCCGATCTGGACTCACCGACGCGCGGTTCGCGCAGTCCAATCAAGAAGGACAAAAAGGAACGC CTGAAGCGCGAATCCAGCACGGGAACGGCGTCCGCCTCATCGCAGAGTTCTCTCGAGGGAGAGTACGAAACGACGTCGCCTAACGTTGTCCCAGCACAG AAACCTGCCGGAGGAGTGGCCGTATTGCCGGGGGCaggcaaaaaggaaaagcaaCAGCCTGACCAGCAGACACCTCAGAAAGATGAAACCCTCAACG GAAACAACGGACAGGCCGACGCATTAAACTCATCGGCAGAAGACTCTACATCACCATCGGGCAAGCGCAGG GGATTCCTGTTCTCGTCCGGTCGCAAATCGTCTCCGAAGGACAAGAAATCACCCGGCTCGGAATCGGCAACCAAGGTTCCGGCGACGGCCAACGGAGATGGTGGCAAGAAAGACAAGCAGCCGGCGAAGGAAGCgcttcaacagcagcaaccacaagcaccaccaccaccacccccagtGTCCGCTGGCGAGAGCGGCAAGCAAAAGAAGCCGGAAAAGCCAGGTTTCACCAAACCGTACGAATACTCGGAGAGCGAACaggacccggcggcggcggcacataAGAAGAACGTCAAGACCCGTGGCTTCCGTTACGACGAAGCACCGGCTGGCGGTCGCCAACCGAGCGACGATCACGAAGCTCAGCTCAGCCCCAACTCGCAGATGCGCCGTGCGACCGGACTGGCGTTTAATTATGCGCCCGGCGAGGACGAGAAGGTCCGTGAGTCGGTCGAGAAGCGCAAGGCTCCGGGCTCACCGTTGTCGCGCGTGGTGGAAGGCCAACAGCTCTCGCCAAAATCGGCCGCCCGCGGTCTGCCGGGTGAGGGTGACGCCGAGAAGGGCGTTCGCACCAGTGCCCGCTCGTACTCGCCCAACAAAGGTCGCTCGACGGTCGATCCACTTGCCTCCGGGGCCGGTAAGTTCCGTCCATTGGCGGACGACGCCAGCAGTGCATTTATTCAGGGAGAGCAGggtggagcagcagccgccgtcgccgccgcggaaCCCGCGAAGAAGAAGGTCAAAATTATGGTCATCATTTCGAAGTTTGATCCGAAGACAAAGCGTGTCGACACGGCCCAGGGCGTCGTGGAGCACTCGACCGGCGTGCTGGACACCAAGACGGGCCAGATCGAGAGCAAGTACGGGCTGATCGATCCGAAGGCCGGAACGGTGGTGAACTTCAATGCCCGCACGGGCCAAAACGAAACACTTCAGGGGCAGGTGGACCCGAAGACTGGCCAGCTGcacgtcgtcggcggcagtTTGGTGGATTCGGCCAGCGGTAAGGTAGACGAAAGCCTCGGCCAggccatcatcgtcgtacCGGATGACGATTCGGTTGTGGAGATCACAACCATTACGTCGAAGGTCGATCCGGCCACGGGCAAGATCGATACCACCAACGGAGAGATCGAGAAGAGCCGAGGCATTTTAAACCATCGCACTGGCATCCTAAGCACCAAGTATGGCGACATCAATCCGCGCACTCGTGAACTGCGAGCGATCGATCCGAAAACGGGCAAACCTTCGCCCGCTGCTTCCGCCGTCCGGCCAGTAACGGTCGACGCGGGCAACGGCCAGATTACGATCGTTGGGGTGACCGATCCGAAGACGAACAAACTCGACAACAGCCAGGCGCACTTGCTGGCCATCGGTGAGCAGGTGGACCCGGTCGTGGAGGTTACGTCCGTGCTGGGCAAGATGGACAAGAAGGGTATCATCGATCCGAaaacgatcgtgatcgacCGCAGCACGGGCCAGCTGGACACCCGGGAGGGTAAGATCAACACCAAGTACGGTCAGCTAGATCTGGTGAAGCAAACGATCGCGTTCGTCGACCCGCGGACGGGACGCACGGAAACGAAAGAGATCAAGCTCGATCCGGTGACCGGGCAGGTGGTGCTGAAGCAGCAAACCAATCCAAAGACGGGCAAACCGGACAAGGACTACGGGCGCATCGTTTCGATCCGAATCGTGCACAGCCGGATCGATCCGGTCTCCGGTAAGCACGTACCGGCGGCTACCGTCGAGGATCGAGACGTTCGAGTGGATCCCAAAACGAACCAGGTCTGGACACCGGACGGTGGCAAGGATCCAAAGACGGGCGAAACAATCTACACCTCGAGTCAGGTCGACCCTCGGACGGGCTTCGTCATTACGCTGTACGGTTACCTCAACCCGAAGACGAACGAAATCGAACGCCAGACAAAACTGGACACGAACACGACACGGATCGACCCGGGCACGGGCCAGATCTATGCGGCCACGGGCCAGGTTGATGAAGCGACCGGCGAACCACTATTTGCCGCGACACAGATCAACGAAGAGAACGGTGAAATCTACACGAAGGTCGGCAAGGTGGATCCCAAGTCAGGCCGGATGGTCATCATCAAGATCTTCATCCTCACCAAGAAGGATGAGCGGGGTCGCCCGGAAGAGGTGGACGTGGGCACGGTCGATCTGGAGCCGGAAACGGGCCGAATTCGTGACATCGCGCCGAAGACACTCTACTTGTACAAGATGCGTGATCCGGTCACGGGCGAAACGTACAACGTGGACCCGAACGATCCGCGTATTGCGGGTGCACGGACAACCGTCACGCAAACGATGACTCTGAGCGGTGAGATCGATCCGGTAACCGGGCGCATCAAGTCCGAGTGGGGTCACATCGATCCAAACACGGGCGATATCgatccggcgacggcgatccGTGATCCGGTCACCGGTAAGATGATCTTGAACTATGCCGACATCGAACCGAGCCACTTCGGCAAAAACGTAACCGTGACGAAGGAAACCGTTCCGATCACGCGTGAACAGTTCTACGAAGGTATTAAGCACATGGGCAAGAAGGCAACGCGCCGCGAGTCGGAAAGTTCCGACGATGACATGACCGCCCAGTACGGTAGCGAAAGCATCAAGGAGGTCCAGTCCGGTAGCGCAGCGGCTCCCGGGGCCAaaaccggtgccggcggcacGCCGACCGTCGTGAAGACGACCACCAAGCAGGTGATCACCAAGAACGAAGACGGCGTCACGCACAATGTGGAAGAGGAGGTGCAGAACCTTGGCACCGGACAGATCGTGTACTCCACGCAGGAGCACAAG GCGGATGCACCGACGACCGGAGCGGATGCAGGTAAATTTgtgacggccacggccgtcaCCACGCGTACCGCGACCACGCACGAGGATCTCGGTACGAACGCCAAGACACAGCAGCTGGAAgagaaaacggtggccaccaccaccacgcagcaTGGCGAGCGCCAGGAGCAGCGGGTCATTACGCAGGAAGTAAAAACGACCGCCACCGTAACCAGCGGCGATCAG TACGCGCGCCGCAACAGTGTCTCATCGACGAGCTCCGGTGACTCCGGAACGCCGATCGACGGCCCTTACGGTGACGACTCGCTGGCGGAGGTGATCCACAACAAGTCCTACACG GGAGCTAGTAACGTGGCCGGTGCCTCACAGATCCCGGAAGGGCCGAACGTAGAGCACCGTAAAGTGGTGCTGGATGATCTGACCGAAGGCACCGAAACTCACGGTGAGATCGTCTCCTCGCAGACGGTGTCCAGCAAAACGCGAACTGTTGAAACCATCACA TACAAAACGGAGCGGGACGGCGTAGTGGAGACACGCGTAGAACAGAAGATCACCATCCAGTCGGACGGCGATCCGATCGACCACGATAAGGCCCTGGCTGAGGCAATTCAG GAAGCAACTGCCATGAATCCGGACATGACCGTGGAGAAGATCGAAATTCAGCAGCAGTCGCAATAG